GCTAGTTGATCCAGCATCTGGGGAGCTAGATGGCGACTTGGTGAGAAACCATATagccttctttctttctttctttttttctgtTTTAATGTAGTACCTAGCATGTATGGAAATTGGTATGGATTTTGTGAGTTGCAAATCTTTGTCTTGATTGGTATTGTTATTTAATTTGATAACTTCGGTGGGAAGTTTAATGGCACTGTTTCTCTTCACATTTCTGTAAGAGAAGAAACCATTTTTAAAACAGCGTTAGGTGAAACCCCCAATAAGTGCCTACCAATACTGGACTGGACCTCAAATGAATTTGATTTCTAAAGATATCTTTATAGACCTTTCACTGGATAATGAGCAATAATACCTTACTATTAAGTGACTATAACTCTTTTGTTCAGTTTTTATTAATATGGGTTGCTATTGTTCTTTGCCTCTTGCTATTTTTCTTCAACCATTCTTATGTATCACTTGTTTGTTTCAAGACTTTTAAGTGGGTTGTGCCGGTATTTGTGGATTCATGCTTGCATCTATGTAATGGTTCTAAAATGTGCACAAGTTCCTAAAACTCATCGTAATTTGATGGATTGCAGGCAGAGGAATTATGGTTAAATTGCAAGTTAGATTTAATTCATTTGAAGGAAGCTGTTAAAGTGCCCGACTTAGGCTTGCCAGATGAAATTCCTAGTAATTTTAATGGGTTTAATCCAGAAATCTGGTCGTTGGCAAAAGAAAACATTCAGAAAACAATTAGCTTCCTGCATCCACAGGTGAAGCAAACCCTTTTAGATTGTCTGCAAAAGCATAATCTTCTATTTCGTGTCTCTGGAGAAGAAGTTGGCTCAAAGATTTGGTATCCCAAATATCTTGAGTCCTTATTTCCGAGAGATTATGTTCCTAGAAGGGTTCTGGCTTTTGAATCACTCCAGAGCATTGCAGGAGCACCTGCTCCAGCTCCTGCAGTTGAATCACCTTTACCAAGTCCAGGACCAGCACTTTCCCCTTCCCAACTTCCTAGTTCTGACCCCCCTGCTTCTCCAAATACGCCATTTTTTCCACCGATTAATAACAATCCAAATTTGAAAGGTCCACCTGCTGAAAACTCGTCTGCTGATCCGAATTCTGGATCAAATGTAGGGAAGGATAAGAAGAGTAAAAGCAAAAGATCAGTTGTGATTGCTGTTGCTGTAACTGCATCAGTTACATTTGTCATTGTAGCGTTGCTATTTTTATGCTGTGGTGGATACTGTGGAACTGGCTCCAAAGTAAGACGAAATGATGAGAGACCCCTACTCAGCCTAAGCTTAAGCGACTTCTCTATAGGTATGCAAGCGTTTTCTTGTACCTTGTTATTGTTATCTATAATCTGTAGTTTGTAACTTTTTCAgtaattttttccaacttttgATTTTCCAGGATCTCCACCCAAGTCGTATGCATATGGAAGTTCAATTAAAGAAGAGACACATGTGCATCAATCTTCTGGTAATAACTCAAGTCATAACAGAAAGGACTTTTCTTCGGATGGCAATATTCATATGGGTTCTAATTTTGTCCACACAACATTGAACAATACCTTGTCAGTTGCTTCTGAGTTCAAAACATTTAATATACCCCCTAATACTAATGCACATCCTCCTCTAAAGCCTCCACCCGGAAGGGTGGTGACCACCCCCATGGGAATGCCTCCTCTGAAGCCTCCTCCAGGTAGGGCAGATCCCCTCCCTCCTGAACCACGCTCATCTTATAAGCCTCCTTCAAGCAAACCTGGTCTTCATCCCCCTCCACCGCCTGTACCAGCACCCTCCTCAAACCCCTTTGTTAGCACAGGTCCGCCTGCCCCTAGACCATCTCCACCACCTCCTTTGCCTCCGGGCACCAATGCTGGTCCTCGCCCACCACTTCCTTCATTGCCTCCTGGCACCAATGCTGGTCCTCGCCCACCACCTCCTTCATTGCCTCCTGGCATCAATGCTGGTCCTCgcccaccacctcctcctccaaagGGCGGTGTTCCTCCTCCTCGACCACCTCAATTACCCGCAGGTTCAAAGTTTGCTCGACCTCCACCTCCTGCGCCAAAATACTCTTTAAATGCTTCTTCTAGTGAGGGAACTGACATGGATGACGAAGCTGATGCTCCTAAAACCAAGCTGAAGCCATTTTTTTGGGATAAAGTTTTGGCAAACCCTGATCATTCAATGGTTTGGCATCAAATTAAATCAGGATCCTTCCAGTAAGCTGCTTAACTTTTTATTCCTTGTTACCTGCTAAATATtggatattttatttaaatactGACCAAATTATTGTTTTACAGGTTTGATGAGAATATGATAGAGTCTCTTTTTGGGTATGCTGCTACTGACAAAAGTAAAACTGAACCTAAGAAAGAGTCCTCATCCCAAGATCCTTCACCCCAATTTATTCAGATTATTGATCAAAAGAAATCACAAAATCTAGCAATTCTTCTGCGGGCATTGAATGTGACAATGGAAGAAGTTTGTGATGCACTTCGTGAAGGTTACTTCTCTCCCCTCGTTTCTTTGATAATCTCATGTGCTGTAAAACAACATGTAAATGGATCGAGAAAGAATTCTATGACTCCATGGAAAATCTTAACATGTAAAATACTGTTTTTAAGATAAACACAGGCACAATAGCAGATTGATTCTTTTGCATTAATTTTCTTCAATAGTGTATCATCAAGAAGTGAAGaggaaaaaaaatacttaatgtAACACAACTAAATTTTCTTCTAACTTCTAAGTAACCACCGAGTCTTTATTGGATCTGTAATAATAATAGTAAGTGGTAATGcaaaatgtatataaatatatatatacatatatataagagagagagagaagaagaagaagaagaagctgatAATGAGCTAGGCATGAGAATTCTAATTGCTGCGAtttgtttttttatgttttagaTTAGAAGCATTTACAATccctttttaataaaaaattggcTTCTCACCGAACCTTACAATCTCAGATGACTTCTATGTGCATGTATTTATTTCTTAGTCTTTAGAATTTCGTTAATTCTTTGGTAGGCAAGTGTAAGTATGTTATGATAAATTAACTTCAATTTATTTTCTGAAGTAATTCAAGCAAATAAAGACGCATGTAGAAACTATGGAGGTGATCTGGTTGTCTTTTTTACCTGCACATTTTATTTGAATCATGAGATACATATCTAAACTTTTATTGGTGAACAGGAAATGAGCTTCCCTCAGAATTCGttcaaaatttgttgaaaatggCACCGACAACTGAAGAAGAACTAAAACTTAGAATGTTTGATGGAGAACTTTCCCAACTTGGTCCTGCTGAACGATTCCTTAGAGCATTGGTTGACATCCCATTTGCCTTTAAACGGTTGGAAGCAATACTTTTTATGAGTACACTTCAAGAGGAGGTTGCCATCACTAAAGAGTCCTTTGAAACCTTAGAGGTACGAGACTGGATCTTTAATTTGTTGCAGATGAATTACTTGATTTTGTGTCTCATCACCGTTGAATTACTATATTACCGAACTTTCTCATAGTGTGAGAATATGCAACACGAGAACTATGAAACTTCATACTATAGAAACATAAAATGGCTAAATATCTGATTATGCTTACCTAGACTGAGATATTTACTACAAGCTTCCTGGTGAACTAGGTTTGACATTTGCCTTTTCTATTGATGAAGAGGTGTTCTAGCCTACTGTTAGCATTTGATGAATGATGATAGTGACCAATATTGTTATAAAAGCCAACCACTGGGAACTCGGGGAAAATTGTTTTCTACCTTCCAACATGATCATAATCGGAAGTTTTTGCAAGGATAGAGATTGTCAATTTTCTTAGCTTCTCACCTTTATGCCTATTTGCTGGTAACTTGTGTACTTTAATAGTACTTGTATTGCATCATTGCATCTCACCTTTATGATCCTATGGCAGGTTGCTTCTAAGGAACTCAGAAACAGCCGACTATTCCTTAAGCTTCTAGAAGCTGTTCTCAAAACTGGCAATCGCATGAATGATGGAACATTTCGTGGACGTGCACAAGCATTCAAGCTTGACACCCTCTTGAAATTGTCAGATGTAAAAGGTACAGATGGCAAGACAACTCTCTTGCTCTTTGTTGTTCAGGAGATTATCCGATCAGAGGGTATAAGGGCTGCCCGTGTAGCAAAAGAAAACAAAAGCCTCTCTAGCATAAAATCAGATGACCTTCTTGAAGATGCTTTACAGGATGCAGATGAGCATTACCGCAGTCTTGGTCTTCAGGTAGTTTCAGGTTTGGGAAATGAACTTGAGCATGTCAAGAATGCAGCAGCTTTGGATGCTGACAGCTTAACAGGAACTGTTGCCAAACTTGGTCAAGCATTGCTAAAAACTCAGCAATTCCTCAACTCAAACATGAAAAGTTTAGAAGAAGATTGGGGTTTTCATCAAACTCTAAAGAGCTTTGTGCAGAATGCCGAGGTTGATATCACATGGCTTcaggaagaagaaaaaagaatcaTGGCTCTAGTGAAGAGCACTGGTGACTATTTCCATGGAAACGCTGGGAAGGATGAGGGTTTGCGGCTGTTCACTGTAGTTAGAGACTTTTTGATCATGGTTGATAAAGCATGTAAAGAGGTAAGAGAGACACCAAAGAGGCCGGCAAAAGTACCGAAAAAAGAGACATCTTCCTCTGATCCCCAACAACCTGCTACTCCGTCTTCCTCCGAACCTCGCCAGTCTCCCCTAGATCTTCGTCAACGGCTTTTCCCTGCTATAACAGATCGACGAGTGGAGAATGATAGTTCGGATGAAGATAGCTCATAGATTTTCAGTTATGGAAGGTATCAAAATTCTTCAATGAAAATCTTTTTAGCTTTAATCTTGTTTACACTTGGCTGAGGGAACGTATGTGTTGACCTGTAATATGATATGAGCAATTCATAAATGTTTTCTCAACTCGTGTTTGTTCTTTGTTCAGGTGGTTGGCATGGTGCTTGGAGGTTGAACAATGTTAGTCCTAAATCGATTCTTTCCTTGAGCAACAGTTAAAATACATCAATGGAAACATGCTACTCTAAATAATAGAATGCAGAAAGAGGAAATGACCATTGTTTTTTGGTCTTGGATTTCAGCTTGTAGGGAGGGAAAATCCATCTTTAGATTATTAAATTTGGTCTATTATGATTCTTTGTTAGAACATAGAAATGGAAATGTTGGTTCATTTTTTCAATCTTTGGAGTAATTGTATAGCTCATGTCATGCCTATTTCAGAAGAATCTTTCTTCAACACAGTAAATTCCAAATATTGGAATTAGATCTTGACCAACATTACATAACTATcgaattttttcagtttttcccGCCCAAAATGTGTTTCCCTCCCTAGTCTCCTTAAATCTCAAAGAGTGAAATTAAATATTCAGAATTTGCTCAATCATATATAACTcctaataaaatataaaaagctatgattcaaattttaaattgtaCCGCCATTTT
The Humulus lupulus chromosome 6, drHumLupu1.1, whole genome shotgun sequence DNA segment above includes these coding regions:
- the LOC133782523 gene encoding formin-like protein 5, with product MGLLRTSCFIVLAILLCAWASRSSDEKKSTEAKLLRLLVDPASGELDGDLAEELWLNCKLDLIHLKEAVKVPDLGLPDEIPSNFNGFNPEIWSLAKENIQKTISFLHPQVKQTLLDCLQKHNLLFRVSGEEVGSKIWYPKYLESLFPRDYVPRRVLAFESLQSIAGAPAPAPAVESPLPSPGPALSPSQLPSSDPPASPNTPFFPPINNNPNLKGPPAENSSADPNSGSNVGKDKKSKSKRSVVIAVAVTASVTFVIVALLFLCCGGYCGTGSKVRRNDERPLLSLSLSDFSIGSPPKSYAYGSSIKEETHVHQSSGNNSSHNRKDFSSDGNIHMGSNFVHTTLNNTLSVASEFKTFNIPPNTNAHPPLKPPPGRVVTTPMGMPPLKPPPGRADPLPPEPRSSYKPPSSKPGLHPPPPPVPAPSSNPFVSTGPPAPRPSPPPPLPPGTNAGPRPPLPSLPPGTNAGPRPPPPSLPPGINAGPRPPPPPPKGGVPPPRPPQLPAGSKFARPPPPAPKYSLNASSSEGTDMDDEADAPKTKLKPFFWDKVLANPDHSMVWHQIKSGSFQFDENMIESLFGYAATDKSKTEPKKESSSQDPSPQFIQIIDQKKSQNLAILLRALNVTMEEVCDALREGNELPSEFVQNLLKMAPTTEEELKLRMFDGELSQLGPAERFLRALVDIPFAFKRLEAILFMSTLQEEVAITKESFETLEVASKELRNSRLFLKLLEAVLKTGNRMNDGTFRGRAQAFKLDTLLKLSDVKGTDGKTTLLLFVVQEIIRSEGIRAARVAKENKSLSSIKSDDLLEDALQDADEHYRSLGLQVVSGLGNELEHVKNAAALDADSLTGTVAKLGQALLKTQQFLNSNMKSLEEDWGFHQTLKSFVQNAEVDITWLQEEEKRIMALVKSTGDYFHGNAGKDEGLRLFTVVRDFLIMVDKACKEVRETPKRPAKVPKKETSSSDPQQPATPSSSEPRQSPLDLRQRLFPAITDRRVENDSSDEDSS